From a single Rosa rugosa chromosome 7, drRosRugo1.1, whole genome shotgun sequence genomic region:
- the LOC133722803 gene encoding uncharacterized protein LOC133722803, producing MQPINILVWNCRGIVNRETQHALVDLVRAKRPSLIFLAETLAQPNIIDSLTGRLGFKGHICFAQDNEVQSQGVALIWNHNLHANLRSYSPNHIDADISQAPGEPALWRFTGIYGVASRTERRHTWDLIESLAAEPCSLPWIMAGDFNEIISNLDKSGGAPRAEAPMLRFRQTMTNSGLYDMGFVGSRFTWSNKHTKERLDRSFQNMLWQTCFPFSRVITLNPSDSDHVPLLVEVRQDNAKQTKPPRRFRFEEMWHGDERCQKIIQQNWSTPLTGNALQQLSTKIHATGVELLQWHNV from the coding sequence ATGCAGCCGATCAACATCCTTGTGTGGAATTGTAGAGGTATCGTGAACAGAGAAACTCAGCATGCCTTGGTGGATCTAGTCAGAGCGAAGAGGCCGAGCCTTATTTTCTTGGCAGAAACCCTAGCACAACCAAACATCATTGACTCCCTCACTGGGCGTCTCGGATTTAAAGGTCATATATGTTTCGCTCAAGACAACGAAGTCCAGTCTCAAGGAGTGGCGCTGATATGGAACCATAATCTACATGCTAATCTGCGTTCATACTCTCCAAATCACATTGATGCAGACATCAGCCAAGCACCGGGAGAGCCAGCTTTATGGCGTTTTACTGGAATATACGGAGTTGCATCCCGGACGGAGAGACGTCACACCTGGGATCTAATCGAATCCTTGGCAGCGGAGCCATGTTCCTTGCCTTGGATCATGGCGGGTGACTTCAATGAGATCATTAGCAATTTAGACAAATCAGGGGGTGCTCCGCGTGCTGAGGCACCAATGCTCCGCTTCCGGCAAACAATGACAAACAGTGGCCTTTATGATATGGGTTTTGTCGGCAGCAGATTCACATGGTCAAACAAGCATACCAAAGAGAGGCTTGATCGGAGCTTCCAAAACATGTTATGGCAAACGTGCTTCCCTTTTAGCAGAGTGATCACTTTGAACCCCTCCGACTCGGACCACGTTCCCCTTCTTGTTGAAGTAAGGCAGGATAATGCCAAGCAGACCAAGCCTCCAAGGCGTTTTCGCTTTGAGGAGATGTGGCATGGTGATGAAAGATGTCAAAAGATCATTCAACAGAATTGGTCGACACCCCTTACGGGTAATGCTTTGCAACAGTTGAGTACAAAAATCCATGCAACGGGCGTGGAGCTTCTGCAGTGGCATAATGTCTAG